From the Rhodopirellula bahusiensis genome, one window contains:
- a CDS encoding methylamine utilization protein, which produces MNIRPLIAGTVATCALTASMAMAETGTLKMRFVLDAPNAPEVGKIDPNKDIDFCGKHDIPNEKLMVDAESKGIKNVLVYVYTGRGGTKLDDVPAKNETHELANDECRFQPHYVIAQTGDTLKITNPDPVGHNANLNFFANKAENLMIPAGAEKEVALEKPEPAAIPVECNIHPWMRAYVVVLEHPYAAVSDEDGTLTIEGIPTGEVMFRVSHEAGKIDEVKIDGSEESWRRSRFELDIKAGMNDIGDVLVPADALSL; this is translated from the coding sequence TTGAATATTCGTCCCCTGATTGCTGGCACCGTTGCGACGTGTGCTCTGACCGCGTCGATGGCGATGGCCGAAACCGGAACGTTGAAAATGCGTTTTGTTTTGGACGCCCCGAACGCCCCCGAAGTTGGAAAGATCGATCCAAACAAAGACATCGACTTCTGTGGCAAGCACGACATTCCCAACGAAAAGTTGATGGTCGATGCTGAATCCAAAGGCATCAAGAATGTTTTGGTTTACGTTTACACCGGACGTGGCGGCACGAAGTTGGACGACGTTCCGGCCAAGAATGAAACGCACGAATTGGCCAACGACGAATGTCGCTTCCAACCTCACTACGTGATCGCACAAACTGGCGACACGCTGAAGATCACCAACCCCGATCCCGTCGGTCACAACGCGAATCTGAACTTCTTCGCCAACAAGGCTGAGAACTTGATGATTCCTGCCGGAGCTGAGAAAGAAGTCGCTCTCGAAAAACCTGAACCAGCCGCTATCCCAGTCGAATGCAACATTCACCCTTGGATGCGTGCCTACGTCGTCGTGTTGGAACACCCCTACGCTGCCGTCAGCGATGAAGATGGAACGCTGACCATTGAAGGCATTCCTACTGGCGAGGTCATGTTCCGCGTTTCGCACGAAGCCGGCAAAATCGACGAAGTCAAAATTGACGGTTCCGAGGAATCTTGGCGCCGTAGTCGCTTTGAACTCGACATTAAAGCTGGCATGAACGACATCGGTGATGTCTTGGTTCCAGCAGATGCGTTGTCGCTGTAA
- a CDS encoding 7-carboxy-7-deazaguanine synthase QueE, whose protein sequence is MKSVDHSVDVLPAENLAETPGDARASASSLLISETFVSLQGEGELTGTESVFIRTSGCNLRCWFCDTPYASWKPEGTSQSIESLLHLVAESGVKHVVLTGGEPLIAKGMVSLVDQLRAAGNHVTIETAGTVDPGVSCDLLSLSPKLRASTPDAADHARWAKLHAERRLPIDTMKQLIRSAKATQVKFVVDSSEEMAEIDEVVGQLAVPAHSVWLMPQGISVEQLDAARPWLEPLAESRGYRYCDRMQIRWYGNRRGT, encoded by the coding sequence TTGAAATCGGTCGATCATTCAGTTGATGTTTTACCCGCTGAGAACTTGGCGGAAACCCCGGGGGACGCTCGCGCCTCCGCGTCATCGCTGCTGATATCGGAAACCTTCGTCAGCCTTCAGGGCGAAGGTGAATTGACGGGCACCGAAAGCGTCTTCATCCGGACGAGTGGATGCAACTTGCGGTGCTGGTTCTGTGACACTCCCTACGCTTCTTGGAAACCCGAAGGCACGTCTCAGTCGATCGAATCGTTGTTGCATTTGGTCGCGGAGTCGGGCGTGAAGCACGTCGTGCTGACCGGAGGGGAACCGCTGATTGCCAAAGGAATGGTGAGTCTGGTCGACCAACTGCGAGCGGCGGGGAATCACGTCACGATCGAAACCGCCGGCACCGTCGATCCGGGTGTGAGTTGTGATTTGCTTTCGCTGAGTCCCAAGCTTCGGGCCAGCACCCCTGATGCGGCAGATCATGCGCGTTGGGCAAAACTGCACGCCGAACGAAGGTTGCCGATCGACACGATGAAGCAATTGATCCGGTCTGCGAAAGCGACCCAAGTGAAGTTCGTAGTCGACTCGTCCGAAGAAATGGCCGAGATCGATGAAGTCGTCGGGCAGTTGGCTGTCCCGGCGCATTCGGTCTGGTTGATGCCGCAAGGGATCTCCGTCGAACAACTCGACGCCGCTCGTCCATGGTTGGAACCACTGGCCGAGTCACGTGGCTATCGCTACTGCGACCGCATGCAAATTCGTTGGTACGGCAACCGCCGCGGGACTTGA
- the queF gene encoding preQ(1) synthase, whose protein sequence is MSDSASFRDTLEVFDNPAPTRNFTIEHFCPEFTSVCPKTGQPDYGTIVFTYVPDRVCVELKSLKMYLQKFRNEGIFYEQVTNRILDDFVAVVQPRKVTVESKWTPRGGLNSNIIVTYPDPA, encoded by the coding sequence GTGAGCGACTCAGCCTCTTTTCGAGACACACTCGAAGTTTTCGATAACCCCGCCCCGACGCGAAATTTCACGATCGAGCATTTTTGCCCGGAATTCACGTCAGTTTGCCCGAAAACCGGACAACCCGACTACGGAACGATCGTTTTCACGTACGTTCCCGATCGCGTTTGTGTGGAGCTGAAGAGCTTGAAAATGTACTTGCAGAAATTCCGCAACGAAGGAATTTTCTACGAGCAAGTCACCAATCGGATTTTGGACGACTTTGTCGCTGTCGTCCAGCCTCGCAAAGTCACGGTCGAAAGCAAATGGACGCCACGCGGCGGCCTGAACAGCAACATCATCGTGACTTACCCCGACCCAGCCTGA
- a CDS encoding sugar phosphate isomerase/epimerase family protein has translation MSSVILSGFADESAFSKKANEQFAALAAIGLQNYSIRFVDVGNGIKNVMMLEPSEIETLQKLHKEYGMSVSSIGSPIGKVKLQDVEDGTSNKFVPFEKYLAEDVQIACDRAEAFDCKLLRGFAFYHPKGTAPEDHIDQVSDQLGQIAEACDKRGLTFGLEVEANLVGQTGDLLAAIAEKVNNPALVTIFDGANMVMQGLTSDQVYAQYEAMKPSLGWLHIKDYKDPSLNGRVDHVDEESASHFVPADQGDSAHERVFEDLKTFLPTLADRMSRRGVEGIYLDLEPHVRGGGQFGGFSGPDGFGIAARGLCRVLDKVGIDYHLRTFEDLEAAKAQQA, from the coding sequence ATGTCCTCCGTCATTCTGTCTGGTTTCGCTGACGAATCTGCTTTCTCGAAGAAGGCCAACGAACAATTTGCCGCGCTCGCCGCGATCGGTCTGCAAAATTACTCCATCCGGTTCGTCGACGTCGGCAACGGCATCAAGAACGTGATGATGCTGGAACCTTCCGAAATCGAGACGCTTCAGAAACTGCACAAAGAATACGGCATGTCGGTCAGCAGCATTGGCTCGCCGATCGGCAAAGTGAAGTTGCAGGACGTTGAAGACGGCACATCCAACAAGTTTGTCCCCTTCGAAAAGTACCTCGCCGAAGACGTCCAAATCGCATGCGATCGAGCTGAGGCGTTCGATTGCAAACTGCTTCGTGGTTTCGCTTTCTACCACCCCAAAGGAACAGCTCCAGAAGATCACATCGACCAGGTTTCCGATCAACTCGGACAAATCGCCGAAGCTTGTGACAAACGAGGCCTGACGTTTGGATTGGAAGTCGAAGCCAACTTGGTCGGGCAAACTGGCGACCTGCTCGCCGCTATCGCTGAAAAAGTGAACAACCCGGCTCTCGTCACGATCTTTGACGGAGCCAACATGGTGATGCAAGGTTTGACATCGGACCAGGTTTACGCACAGTACGAAGCCATGAAACCATCGCTCGGTTGGTTGCACATCAAAGACTACAAAGACCCATCGCTGAACGGCCGCGTCGATCACGTCGACGAAGAATCCGCCAGCCACTTTGTTCCCGCCGACCAAGGCGACAGTGCTCACGAGCGAGTCTTCGAAGACCTGAAAACATTCCTGCCAACACTCGCCGATCGAATGTCACGACGCGGCGTGGAAGGCATCTATCTCGACCTCGAACCTCACGTTCGCGGCGGCGGCCAATTCGGCGGCTTCAGCGGTCCCGATGGATTCGGCATCGCCGCACGCGGTTTGTGCCGCGTGCTCGACAAAGTCGGCATCGACTATCACTTGCGAACGTTCGAAGACCTGGAAGCCGCCAAGGCTCAACAGGCCTGA